One genomic segment of Gottschalkia acidurici 9a includes these proteins:
- a CDS encoding response regulator transcription factor: METSLNKKKILIIDDEEDILKLLSMVLKKEGFENIYTAEEAESGLDLFERVNPDIILLDIMLPDSEGYEVCKKIRRTSNVPILFISAKTEEIDRVLGFALGGDDYITKPFSTKEVAYRIKAHLRRSNYNGEEENKSTILNFGPFQINEEKIEVRKNGELIDLKPKEYRMFLYMAKHPNQIMSKEKLCNEIWGEDYIGFDNTIMVHIRRLREKVEEDPSKPKYIINVKGLGYKFVLKDE; encoded by the coding sequence ATGGAAACATCACTAAATAAGAAAAAGATATTAATAATAGATGATGAAGAGGATATACTGAAGTTATTATCTATGGTATTAAAAAAAGAAGGTTTCGAAAATATATATACAGCTGAAGAAGCAGAAAGCGGACTTGATTTATTTGAAAGAGTTAATCCAGATATTATTCTTTTAGACATAATGCTACCTGACTCAGAAGGTTATGAAGTTTGTAAAAAAATTAGAAGAACATCTAATGTTCCCATTCTATTTATATCAGCAAAAACTGAAGAGATTGATAGGGTGCTAGGATTTGCACTAGGTGGAGATGACTATATAACAAAGCCATTTAGTACTAAAGAGGTAGCCTATAGAATAAAAGCTCACTTAAGAAGAAGCAATTATAATGGTGAAGAAGAAAATAAAAGTACTATATTAAATTTTGGTCCTTTTCAAATAAATGAAGAGAAAATAGAAGTAAGGAAAAATGGAGAACTAATAGATTTAAAACCAAAAGAATATAGAATGTTTTTATATATGGCAAAGCATCCTAATCAAATTATGAGTAAGGAGAAATTGTGTAACGAAATATGGGGAGAAGACTATATAGGTTTTGATAACACCATAATGGTGCATATAAGAAGGTTAAGAGAGAAAGTTGAAGAAGATCCATCTAAACCTAAATATATTATTAATGTAAAAGGTTTAGGATATAAGTTTGTTTTAAAGGATGAATAA
- a CDS encoding sensor histidine kinase, whose protein sequence is MNWKITGRFIITVALVSIIVIVINIIGGITFLITKSKSDINITKDTSYSSPEEFTRGFAEYLIGDKEKIYVNSDGKKFLKEEEAWIQILDEEGNEVYSYEKPDKVKDHYTPMELIHSYKYLTKDSMSTIFVAEKKFENKSYSYIIGFPSQRIERNVITYDKYNLRNSFKSAIYIILFVDAIIALIFGYLFSRRLTKPLVNIIDDVKTLSEGEYNLRRDERGTYKEIYYSINNLSEKLRSNEDERKKLDKMREEWISNISHDIKTPLVSVKGYAEILSSEEYNCTKEEVREYSKIIEDKSNYIKDLIDDLNLSTRLKNKVLVLNLKNTNIVSLVRGAIIDILNNPQTSNVNIDFSATREVIEKDVDEILIKRVITNMLYNAIVHNDKNVDIEVRVEKRDKIYIFIKDNGKGIKKEELKYIFERYYRGTNTGKRHKGSGLGMAIARDIIETHGGVINIESEIGVGTKIEIIL, encoded by the coding sequence ATGAACTGGAAGATAACAGGAAGGTTTATTATAACTGTAGCTTTAGTTTCTATCATTGTGATAGTTATCAATATTATCGGTGGAATCACTTTTCTAATTACGAAAAGTAAAAGCGATATAAATATAACAAAAGACACTAGCTATTCTTCACCAGAGGAGTTTACAAGAGGGTTTGCAGAGTATCTGATAGGAGATAAAGAAAAAATATATGTAAATAGTGATGGAAAAAAGTTTTTAAAAGAAGAAGAAGCATGGATACAAATTCTAGATGAAGAAGGAAATGAAGTTTATAGTTATGAAAAGCCTGATAAAGTTAAAGATCACTATACACCTATGGAATTGATACATTCATATAAATATCTTACTAAAGATAGTATGTCTACCATATTTGTAGCAGAAAAGAAATTTGAAAACAAAAGTTATAGTTATATCATAGGATTTCCATCCCAAAGGATAGAGCGAAATGTTATTACTTATGATAAGTATAATTTAAGGAATAGTTTTAAGAGTGCAATTTATATAATTTTATTTGTAGATGCAATTATAGCCTTAATATTTGGATATTTATTTAGTAGAAGACTTACTAAACCATTAGTAAATATTATAGATGATGTTAAGACCCTGTCAGAGGGAGAGTATAATTTAAGAAGAGATGAAAGAGGAACTTATAAAGAAATTTATTACAGCATAAATAACTTATCTGAAAAACTTAGAAGTAACGAAGATGAAAGAAAAAAATTAGATAAAATGAGAGAAGAATGGATATCAAATATTTCTCATGATATAAAAACCCCTCTGGTATCAGTAAAAGGTTATGCTGAAATTTTATCTAGTGAAGAATATAATTGTACTAAAGAGGAAGTAAGAGAGTACAGTAAAATAATAGAAGATAAGTCTAACTATATAAAAGACCTTATAGATGACCTAAATCTAAGTACTAGATTAAAGAATAAAGTACTTGTTCTGAATTTAAAAAACACCAATATTGTAAGTTTAGTTAGGGGAGCTATAATAGATATTCTAAATAATCCGCAAACTAGTAATGTAAATATTGATTTTTCAGCAACAAGGGAAGTTATTGAAAAAGATGTAGACGAGATATTAATAAAAAGAGTTATTACTAATATGCTATATAACGCTATAGTGCATAATGATAAAAATGTAGATATAGAAGTTAGAGTAGAGAAAAGAGACAAAATTTATATTTTCATAAAAGATAATGGAAAAGGGATCAAAAAAGAAGAGCTTAAGTATATCTTTGAAAGATATTATCGAGGAACAAATACAGGAAAAAGGCATAAAGGTTCTGGGCTTGGAATGGCTATAGCAAGAGATATTATAGAAACACACGGTGGAGTCATAAATATAGAAAGTGAGATTGGAGTAGGAACTAAAATTGAAATAATTCTTTAA
- a CDS encoding LysE family translocator, with product MNITSFLIYCIIVTFTPGPANIEILYIVNNFGARKAMEYTYGATTAFSILLVISAILNTTLMTIVPKILVFMQIIGGIYMLYLAYKIYKNDTSKSIEKHSATFMSGFLMQFVNPKILMFTMTVIPMFITPYYQSSVILSISVITITIIGFLSFITWLLFGTIFKRFLNKYEKIINIIMALFLVYSAIMISGVFELI from the coding sequence ATGAATATTACATCTTTTTTAATATATTGTATTATTGTAACATTCACACCTGGACCCGCAAATATTGAGATACTATATATAGTAAATAACTTTGGGGCGAGAAAGGCAATGGAATACACATATGGAGCCACTACTGCCTTTAGTATACTCCTTGTTATTTCAGCTATATTAAATACTACCCTCATGACTATAGTACCAAAGATTTTAGTCTTTATGCAGATAATAGGAGGTATATATATGCTTTATCTTGCTTACAAAATATATAAAAATGATACATCAAAATCAATTGAAAAACATTCTGCTACTTTTATGTCTGGCTTTCTTATGCAGTTTGTTAATCCAAAAATTTTGATGTTTACAATGACCGTGATTCCAATGTTTATTACACCATACTATCAATCATCAGTTATACTAAGTATATCTGTTATAACCATAACAATTATTGGGTTTCTATCATTTATCACTTGGTTGCTATTTGGTACAATATTCAAAAGATTTTTAAATAAATATGAAAAAATTATTAATATAATTATGGCGTTATTTTTAGTCTATTCTGCGATAATGATATCAGGAGTATTTGAGCTTATTTAA
- a CDS encoding AraC family transcriptional regulator — protein sequence MEKFIYKKSAGVTVLSASLKDFAYKKHCHKEYALGVTLRGIQQYNLDGSLQSSYQSGIMLFNPEQSHDGRSQDKTGIDYVMVYIDPNMFLDILEKKEIVYFSSPIVYDCRLEQSILNLSNAILNEKDEALCSELLLSLADNLSKADISTVYRKDDATIKKAKEMIYYNLESTLRLDDICKELNMSKFKFIRLFKASTGIPPYQYFLNCKVEFAKQSIEKNKDIYSAISEYGFVDLTHLNKHFKRIYGVTAFEYMSHLK from the coding sequence ATGGAGAAATTTATATATAAGAAGTCGGCAGGGGTTACTGTACTATCAGCAAGCCTTAAGGACTTTGCATATAAAAAACATTGTCATAAAGAGTACGCCCTAGGTGTAACATTGCGCGGTATACAGCAATATAATTTAGATGGAAGCTTACAGTCATCATATCAAAGTGGAATTATGCTTTTTAATCCTGAGCAGTCTCATGACGGTAGATCACAGGACAAAACAGGAATTGACTATGTAATGGTTTATATTGATCCAAATATGTTCCTAGATATACTTGAGAAAAAAGAAATAGTCTATTTTTCTTCTCCTATTGTTTATGACTGTAGACTTGAACAGAGTATATTAAACTTATCTAATGCAATATTAAATGAAAAAGATGAAGCTTTATGCAGTGAATTACTTTTATCTCTTGCAGACAATTTATCTAAGGCTGACATTAGTACAGTATACAGAAAAGATGATGCTACAATTAAAAAAGCAAAGGAAATGATATATTATAACTTGGAAAGTACACTAAGACTGGACGACATTTGCAAAGAACTTAATATGTCAAAATTTAAATTTATTAGATTATTTAAAGCGAGCACTGGAATCCCACCATATCAATATTTCTTAAATTGTAAGGTAGAATTTGCAAAACAATCAATAGAAAAGAACAAAGATATTTACTCTGCTATATCAGAATATGGTTTTGTTGACTTAACTCATTTAAATAAGCACTTTAAAAGAATATATGGAGTAACAGCATTTGAATATATGTCACATTTAAAATGA
- a CDS encoding nicotinate phosphoribosyltransferase yields MSVFNGKRLPIEIFKMTEEIIDKIRSGWYSDEYFNNTLRVLTSLSKEGYKFGDKENDLNGIVSVREVENGDIIVEMQFFTRRKPFSLVVGVDEALAILKVGTGYRDEDGIFINTFEELEIEAIQDGNIVSYDGNPLNIKPVLKIRGKYRYFGHLETTILGVLSVPTRVATNVYNVLMASKGKQILFFPARFDHYKMQGIDGYAYWIAVQRYKMDFGIDAKASVSTHEQGDWWGGKAGGTISHSTIACFLGNTAETMVQFARLMPIEVPRIALVDFHNDCIGESIKVIKAMWNEFWKNWRIGNKEEAERYRLFGVRPDTSQNMRDESVEPLFVKELDNGVTPRLVYNIRKAIDAYWEELVKDYNYIDMSEATALAKVFCNDIKIAVTGGFNADKISRFEEINAPVDIYGVGSSLLENSSCNGTNNDYTADIVRVKVNSKFYPLSKVGRSVCYNEDLEIIDTNNLWN; encoded by the coding sequence ATGAGTGTATTCAATGGGAAAAGATTGCCTATAGAAATATTTAAAATGACAGAAGAGATTATAGATAAAATAAGAAGTGGATGGTATTCAGATGAGTACTTTAATAATACTTTAAGAGTATTAACATCATTATCAAAAGAAGGCTATAAGTTTGGAGATAAAGAAAATGACTTGAACGGTATAGTATCTGTTAGAGAAGTGGAAAATGGAGACATTATTGTAGAAATGCAATTTTTCACAAGAAGAAAGCCATTTTCTTTAGTTGTAGGAGTTGATGAAGCTTTAGCAATATTAAAAGTGGGCACAGGATATAGAGATGAAGATGGAATATTTATAAATACCTTTGAAGAATTAGAGATAGAGGCTATCCAGGATGGTAATATTGTAAGTTATGATGGAAATCCCCTAAATATAAAACCAGTACTAAAAATAAGAGGAAAGTATAGATATTTTGGACATTTAGAAACTACTATACTAGGGGTATTGTCAGTACCTACAAGGGTAGCTACCAATGTATATAATGTACTAATGGCGTCTAAGGGAAAGCAAATATTATTTTTTCCTGCTAGATTTGATCACTATAAAATGCAAGGTATAGATGGATACGCTTACTGGATAGCAGTTCAAAGATATAAAATGGATTTTGGAATAGATGCTAAAGCTTCTGTATCCACTCATGAGCAAGGTGACTGGTGGGGTGGAAAAGCAGGAGGAACAATTTCTCATTCAACAATAGCTTGTTTTTTAGGAAATACTGCTGAGACTATGGTACAATTTGCAAGACTAATGCCTATAGAAGTTCCAAGAATAGCATTAGTAGATTTTCATAATGACTGCATAGGAGAAAGTATAAAAGTAATTAAAGCTATGTGGAATGAATTTTGGAAAAATTGGAGGATAGGAAATAAGGAAGAAGCTGAAAGATACAGATTGTTTGGAGTAAGACCTGATACTTCTCAAAATATGAGAGACGAATCAGTAGAGCCTTTATTCGTTAAAGAACTTGATAACGGAGTTACTCCAAGATTAGTTTATAACATTCGTAAGGCAATAGATGCTTATTGGGAAGAGTTAGTGAAGGATTACAACTATATTGATATGAGTGAGGCAACTGCTTTAGCTAAGGTGTTTTGTAATGATATAAAGATAGCAGTTACAGGTGGATTCAATGCAGATAAGATTAGCAGGTTTGAAGAGATTAATGCTCCAGTAGATATTTATGGTGTAGGATCAAGTTTACTTGAGAATTCTAGCTGTAACGGAACAAATAATGATTATACAGCAGATATTGTAAGAGTAAAAGTGAATAGCAAATTCTATCCATTATCTAAAGTAGGTAGAAGTGTTTGTTATAACGAAGATCTAGAGATTATAGACACTAATAATTTGTGGAATTAA
- a CDS encoding GNAT family N-acetyltransferase, whose protein sequence is MSKVEQNNTIEFRYAERADVPLVFKFIKELAEYEKMLDEVVATEELLHEWLFEKNKAEVIIGKVNGIPVGFALFFHNFSTFLGRAGIYLEDLYVRPEFRGKGYGKAFLKKLAEIAVERGCGRLEWWCLDWNKPSIDFYLSLGAEAMEDWTVYRITGDVLKDLASQ, encoded by the coding sequence ATGAGTAAGGTAGAGCAAAATAATACAATTGAGTTTCGCTATGCAGAAAGAGCAGATGTACCTCTAGTTTTTAAATTTATAAAAGAACTAGCTGAATACGAAAAAATGTTAGACGAAGTTGTGGCTACAGAAGAGCTCTTACATGAATGGCTATTTGAAAAGAATAAAGCAGAAGTTATTATTGGAAAGGTTAACGGAATTCCAGTTGGCTTTGCACTATTCTTTCATAACTTTTCTACATTTCTTGGACGTGCAGGTATTTACTTAGAAGATCTATATGTAAGACCAGAATTTAGAGGTAAGGGATATGGAAAAGCATTTCTAAAGAAATTAGCCGAGATTGCGGTAGAAAGAGGATGTGGACGTTTAGAATGGTGGTGCTTGGATTGGAATAAACCTAGCATTGACTTTTATCTATCTCTTGGTGCAGAGGCAATGGAGGATTGGACGGTATATAGAATTACAGGAGATGTACTTAAAGACTTAGCAAGCCAATAA
- a CDS encoding polysaccharide deacetylase family protein, producing MLKKKVDAYSKKDTKSVEKKKIPVLMYHHISNEVNSTLAVTPEKYLEDMITLKEAGYEAIFLKDLALYLKGSKELPEKPIVITFDDGYYSNYEHAFPVAKKTGMKFTVSIIGWSVGRSTFIDNSNPITPHFTWDQAKIMYDSGLVDIQNHTFDLHSRPGLSYGYSNSCEVGVLPLQNEGFSEYELRLKEDLTKLNMEINSKLGYTPTFLVYPYGAYNKDTEHIVAKLGFQGTVTIANGVREFKDLKDLREIPRLNVTNDLRESELIYAIENLPLK from the coding sequence ATGCTGAAAAAAAAAGTAGATGCTTATAGCAAGAAAGATACTAAAAGTGTTGAAAAGAAAAAGATACCTGTATTGATGTATCATCATATATCAAATGAAGTAAATTCAACTTTAGCAGTTACACCAGAAAAATACTTAGAAGATATGATTACACTTAAAGAAGCTGGCTATGAGGCAATTTTTCTAAAAGATCTAGCACTTTATTTAAAAGGATCAAAAGAATTACCTGAAAAACCAATTGTTATAACTTTTGATGATGGATATTATTCAAACTATGAACATGCCTTTCCAGTTGCTAAAAAAACAGGAATGAAATTTACAGTTTCTATTATCGGTTGGTCTGTAGGAAGAAGTACCTTTATTGATAATAGTAACCCTATAACACCTCACTTCACATGGGATCAAGCTAAGATAATGTATGATAGTGGGTTAGTAGATATTCAAAATCATACATTTGACTTACATTCTCGACCAGGATTAAGTTATGGCTATTCTAATTCTTGTGAAGTAGGTGTCTTACCTTTACAAAATGAGGGGTTTTCTGAATATGAATTAAGACTAAAAGAAGATTTAACGAAACTTAATATGGAGATAAACTCAAAGCTTGGCTATACTCCGACATTTTTAGTTTATCCATACGGTGCATATAATAAAGATACAGAGCATATTGTGGCCAAGCTTGGATTTCAAGGAACAGTTACTATAGCTAATGGGGTGCGTGAATTTAAAGACTTAAAAGATCTTAGAGAAATTCCTAGGCTTAATGTAACAAACGATTTAAGAGAATCGGAATTAATTTATGCAATAGAAAACTTACCACTAAAATAA
- a CDS encoding sensor histidine kinase: MSNLKHLKRIIGASIIVALASQINIGILNTDFRVSAGIIFFALFLFHYKDMKPIPMSLISGIAVYILRVIVCILGKDDLKDVIFSYQLEILFYTFYGIVYSLLIKKINRDRINKLVFVLIVSDLCANLIEILVRIIVEDAQFNQKIIITLLFVAIVRSSIVWLVLTGLKYYKMLLIKEEHEKRYTKLLWLTAQLKLEMYWMEKNMDNIERIMYNSYELFEKISLRENEDSWANRAVTIAKDVHEIKKEYELAIRGIKELTENKLQDEGMKFKDIIRILDETMKREIRHLDKNIELVFQVEENFYTSKHYYLMSVFRNLIMNAIDSIPESDKVGKINFIHKVQEGQHIFIISDTGCGIDYEDLEHIFSPGFSTKINYNTGQINRGLGLSVVQDIVERHFEGRVTVDSIKDKGTTFHVYIPRNSVEVDSDEHIHC, from the coding sequence GTGAGTAACTTGAAACATTTAAAAAGAATAATAGGTGCTTCAATTATAGTTGCATTAGCTTCACAAATTAATATTGGAATACTAAATACTGATTTTAGAGTTTCAGCAGGTATAATATTCTTTGCATTATTTCTTTTTCACTATAAAGATATGAAACCTATTCCAATGAGTTTAATATCAGGTATAGCAGTGTACATTCTTAGAGTGATAGTTTGTATCTTAGGAAAAGATGATCTTAAAGATGTTATATTTTCATACCAATTAGAGATTTTATTTTATACTTTTTATGGAATTGTATATTCATTATTAATTAAAAAAATCAATAGAGATAGAATCAACAAACTGGTATTTGTTTTAATAGTTAGTGATCTATGTGCTAACTTAATAGAGATCCTTGTGAGAATTATAGTAGAAGATGCACAGTTTAATCAGAAGATTATTATAACCCTGTTATTTGTGGCCATAGTACGTTCTAGTATAGTGTGGCTTGTATTAACTGGACTCAAGTATTATAAAATGCTTCTTATAAAAGAAGAGCATGAGAAAAGATATACAAAACTTTTATGGTTAACTGCACAGTTAAAGCTAGAGATGTACTGGATGGAAAAGAATATGGATAATATAGAAAGAATTATGTATAACTCTTATGAACTATTTGAAAAAATTAGTCTTAGAGAAAATGAAGATAGTTGGGCAAATAGAGCAGTAACTATTGCTAAAGATGTTCATGAAATAAAAAAAGAATATGAACTAGCTATTCGTGGTATAAAAGAACTTACAGAAAATAAACTCCAAGATGAGGGAATGAAGTTCAAAGATATCATTAGAATATTAGATGAGACTATGAAGAGAGAAATAAGACATTTAGATAAAAATATAGAACTAGTTTTTCAAGTTGAAGAAAATTTTTATACTTCAAAACACTACTATCTTATGTCAGTATTTAGAAACTTAATTATGAATGCTATAGATTCAATACCTGAGTCAGACAAGGTTGGTAAGATTAACTTTATTCATAAAGTTCAAGAAGGACAACATATTTTCATAATTTCCGATACTGGATGTGGAATAGATTATGAAGACTTAGAGCATATTTTTTCACCTGGATTTTCAACTAAGATAAATTATAACACGGGTCAAATTAATAGAGGACTAGGCTTAAGTGTAGTTCAAGATATAGTTGAAAGACACTTTGAGGGGAGAGTTACTGTAGATTCTATAAAAGATAAAGGGACAACATTTCATGTTTATATACCAAGGAACTCTGTGGAGGTGGATTCTGATGAACATATTCATTGTTGA
- a CDS encoding response regulator: protein MNIFIVEDDNNIIRVLEKIIKDRELGTLLGYANDGVTGLEEIQAQKPDIVLVDLLMPGKDGISLVREVRSIHPNIQFIMISQVSSKDMIGKSYESGIEYFISKPINAIEIESVIRKVQDKIDMNRKLNQIQSLFIKDNNNSEIEKEFDRVENIKKIMQRIGIMGESGSQDIINITKYLIDTKQSTFGYTAKELCSKFTDQPKTMEQRIRRTATVGMINLANIGIEDYMNEIYNEYSNGLYNFEQIKIEMDYIRGKSNKRGTVNVKKFIDGMVFYSNRNE from the coding sequence ATGAACATATTCATTGTTGAAGATGATAATAACATTATTAGAGTTCTAGAGAAAATAATAAAAGATAGAGAATTAGGAACTTTATTAGGTTATGCTAATGATGGAGTTACTGGTCTAGAAGAGATACAAGCTCAAAAGCCTGATATAGTTTTAGTGGATTTACTAATGCCAGGTAAGGATGGAATAAGCTTAGTAAGAGAAGTACGATCTATACATCCTAATATACAATTTATTATGATATCACAAGTATCCTCTAAAGATATGATAGGTAAGTCGTATGAGAGTGGGATAGAATACTTTATTTCAAAACCTATTAACGCTATTGAGATTGAAAGTGTTATTCGTAAAGTACAGGATAAAATAGATATGAATAGAAAACTAAATCAAATCCAAAGTTTGTTTATTAAAGACAACAACAATAGTGAAATAGAAAAAGAATTTGATAGAGTTGAAAACATAAAAAAGATAATGCAAAGAATTGGAATTATGGGTGAGTCAGGAAGTCAAGATATCATCAATATAACGAAGTATTTAATTGATACAAAACAAAGTACGTTTGGATATACTGCCAAAGAGCTTTGCAGTAAATTCACTGACCAACCCAAGACTATGGAGCAAAGAATTAGAAGAACAGCTACTGTTGGTATGATAAATCTTGCAAATATAGGAATAGAGGACTATATGAATGAGATATATAATGAATACTCCAATGGATTATATAATTTTGAACAAATAAAAATAGAGATGGACTATATAAGGGGCAAGAGTAACAAAAGAGGAACGGTAAACGTGAAGAAATTTATTGATGGGATGGTTTTCTACAGTAATAGAAATGAATAA
- a CDS encoding alanine/glycine:cation symporter family protein, which translates to METIKLIVDSINTILWDYILIVALMGIGIFMTVRLKFPQFTRLFPALRKMFSGLMNKEPVEEGKMTPVQALSTAVAAQVGTGNIVGVATAIASGGPGAAFWMMVSAFFGMSTIFSEAVLAQKYREIKDGQLVGGPAYYIKNGLNSKGLSLFFAIACIFALGIVGIMVQSNSVAGSVSDAFGIPTIGITIVLTMVVALILMGGMGRIASFAETVVPIMALAYILGSLLIIFFNIENFIPAIKSIFIGAFSPKAIGGGALGITIQQTIRYGLSRGLFSNEAGMGSTPHSHAVADTDHPAEQGFTAMIGVFISTFLICLSTVMVNLTSQSYNPNISAVEMNATATIMTQSGFASGFGSFGGMFLSICLSFFSLTTIVGWYFFAESNVKLVFNSKAKTLKTFKFLVIVALVIGTLIDATFVWKLADMFMGIMAIPNIIALFLLSKEVRKILDDYDKKHIAKDFAKKGV; encoded by the coding sequence ATGGAAACAATCAAACTAATAGTTGACTCCATAAATACTATATTGTGGGACTATATACTGATAGTTGCTTTAATGGGTATAGGTATTTTTATGACTGTGAGACTTAAGTTTCCACAGTTTACTAGGTTATTTCCAGCGTTGAGGAAAATGTTTTCCGGACTAATGAATAAAGAGCCAGTAGAAGAAGGAAAAATGACACCTGTTCAAGCTTTATCGACGGCAGTGGCAGCTCAAGTTGGTACAGGTAATATAGTAGGAGTAGCTACAGCTATAGCATCAGGTGGGCCTGGAGCTGCATTTTGGATGATGGTATCTGCATTCTTTGGAATGTCGACTATATTTAGTGAAGCAGTTCTAGCTCAAAAGTATAGAGAAATTAAAGATGGACAATTAGTAGGTGGACCTGCATACTATATAAAAAATGGTCTAAATTCTAAAGGATTATCCTTATTTTTCGCAATAGCTTGCATATTTGCATTAGGTATAGTTGGTATCATGGTACAATCTAATTCAGTAGCTGGATCAGTTAGTGATGCATTTGGAATACCGACTATTGGTATTACAATAGTACTTACAATGGTTGTGGCGCTTATATTAATGGGTGGAATGGGAAGAATAGCATCTTTTGCAGAAACAGTAGTACCAATTATGGCTCTGGCATATATACTTGGAAGTTTATTAATAATTTTTTTCAATATAGAAAATTTTATTCCTGCAATAAAAAGTATCTTTATAGGAGCATTTTCACCTAAAGCAATAGGTGGAGGGGCACTTGGTATTACAATTCAACAAACTATTAGATATGGTTTATCAAGAGGACTTTTTTCAAACGAAGCTGGTATGGGATCAACTCCACATTCACATGCTGTAGCTGATACTGATCATCCAGCAGAACAAGGTTTTACTGCTATGATAGGAGTATTTATATCTACATTCCTGATTTGCTTATCAACAGTTATGGTTAATCTTACATCACAATCATATAATCCAAATATATCAGCAGTTGAAATGAATGCAACAGCAACTATAATGACACAAAGTGGATTTGCCTCAGGATTTGGTTCGTTTGGTGGAATGTTTTTATCTATATGTTTATCATTTTTTTCACTTACTACAATAGTAGGATGGTACTTCTTTGCTGAATCAAATGTTAAGTTAGTATTTAATTCTAAAGCTAAAACATTAAAAACATTCAAATTTTTAGTTATAGTAGCATTAGTAATAGGGACTTTAATAGATGCTACATTTGTATGGAAGCTAGCAGATATGTTCATGGGTATAATGGCTATACCTAATATCATAGCACTATTCCTATTATCTAAAGAGGTTCGAAAAATACTTGATGATTACGATAAAAAGCATATAGCTAAAGATTTTGCTAAGAAAGGTGTTTAA